The Candidatus Omnitrophota bacterium genome includes a region encoding these proteins:
- a CDS encoding NAD(P)-dependent oxidoreductase yields the protein MNVLVTGNLGYIGSVLTDILLDRGYVVKGLDTGYYSECALYNVSPRIEQITKDIRDAESSDFEGIDAVIHLAALSNDPLGELAPGLTEEINFQGTVNIARSARKAGVKRFIYSSSQSMYGISNTCSELDEDNSEKNPLTAYASTKWDAECELKKMCSKDFITVCFRPSTVFGVSPRLRCDIVFNNLTACAYTTGKIEIKSDGTPWRPIVHIRDVSSAFIAGIEAPEELIAGQAFNVGIKNGNYTVRDIAEAAQRAVSGSKLVFTGEHGSDARTYKVSFKKILSVLKDYFKPEWDLDRGGRELVDFFKKINFTEEQFRGRCCNRLQQINHLMSENKINDKLRWFK from the coding sequence ATGAATGTTCTAGTTACCGGTAATCTGGGTTACATAGGCTCGGTGTTGACGGATATTCTGTTAGACAGGGGGTATGTTGTCAAAGGTCTTGATACGGGGTATTATTCAGAGTGTGCACTTTATAACGTCAGTCCGCGGATAGAGCAGATAACTAAGGATATCAGGGACGCAGAATCATCCGATTTTGAGGGCATAGATGCGGTAATTCATCTTGCCGCTCTTTCAAACGACCCCTTGGGTGAACTCGCTCCCGGGTTGACGGAAGAGATTAATTTTCAAGGCACGGTTAATATAGCCCGCAGCGCAAGAAAAGCGGGAGTAAAGAGGTTTATCTATTCATCATCTCAGAGCATGTATGGTATATCCAATACTTGCAGTGAGCTGGATGAAGATAACAGTGAAAAAAACCCGCTTACAGCATATGCGAGCACAAAGTGGGATGCCGAATGTGAGCTAAAGAAAATGTGCTCAAAGGATTTTATCACGGTATGTTTCAGGCCATCAACGGTCTTCGGAGTGAGTCCCCGGCTTCGCTGTGATATTGTATTCAATAATCTTACGGCCTGCGCATATACGACTGGTAAGATAGAGATAAAGAGTGATGGGACCCCCTGGCGCCCCATTGTACACATAAGGGATGTTTCTTCCGCATTTATTGCGGGAATAGAGGCTCCGGAGGAACTGATTGCCGGACAGGCTTTCAATGTCGGAATAAAGAATGGCAATTATACAGTAAGGGATATCGCGGAAGCCGCGCAAAGGGCGGTATCGGGAAGCAAGCTTGTATTTACAGGTGAGCATGGATCAGATGCCAGAACATATAAGGTGAGTTTTAAAAAGATATTGAGTGTATTGAAAGATTATTTTAAGCCCGAATGGGATCTGGACAGGGGTGGTAGAGAACTTGTTGATTTTTTTAAAAAGATTAATTTTACCGAAGAACAGTTCAGGGGGAGATGTTGTAATAGGCTCCAGCAAATAAACCATCTTATGTCAGAAAATAAAATTAATGATAAGTTGCGGTGGTTCAAATGA